From a region of the Paenibacillus segetis genome:
- a CDS encoding GNAT family N-acetyltransferase, translated as MTTNMNISNEAPTPNEYLELRAAAGLSPKDLQASQIALGNSIFLTTLRDSDDQLIGMGRIIGDGGCFYQIVDIAVHPSRQGQGLGKQIMSELMNYLDNNVPSRAYVSLIADVPADELYKKFGFDYTSPKSVGMFKKY; from the coding sequence ATGACAACAAATATGAACATATCAAACGAAGCCCCAACCCCAAATGAATATCTTGAATTGAGAGCAGCAGCTGGATTAAGTCCAAAGGATTTACAAGCATCCCAAATTGCTCTGGGCAACTCTATATTCCTAACAACCCTAAGAGATTCTGATGATCAACTTATTGGAATGGGGAGAATTATTGGTGACGGCGGTTGTTTCTATCAAATCGTTGATATCGCGGTACATCCATCTAGACAAGGCCAAGGGCTAGGAAAACAGATTATGAGCGAACTTATGAATTATTTGGATAACAACGTACCAAGTAGAGCCTATGTAAGCTTAATAGCCGATGTTCCTGCAGATGAACTATATAAAAAGTTTGGGTTTGATTATACAAGCCCAAAATCAGTAGGCATGTTCAAAAAGTATTAG
- a CDS encoding GGDEF domain-containing protein: MEELQVYIFAVLSLVVAALVVILIEKLIWGVASKNRNVKVVRGILTGLLLGAGIWCMHLLNSQSLSTTNKVETGIVYPLLVYLVTIGLLLLLSFLLRSRLAESANLRDLAYRDSLTGLLNSNGMNDFWDRCKGTPKLAVLFLDLNRFKSINDSLGHHVGDMLLKEVGADLSQFTRKNRRHIFRIGGDEFVIISKNCGQKEAERLAVTILEKITKNYVLDQHELFVSGSIGITLSTGKVDRTRLLKEADSAMYSAKQLGTGRYYLYKQSVSN; encoded by the coding sequence ATGGAAGAGCTTCAAGTCTATATATTTGCCGTATTATCTTTAGTTGTAGCGGCACTGGTAGTTATCCTAATTGAGAAATTAATCTGGGGTGTAGCAAGTAAGAATAGAAATGTAAAAGTAGTTCGGGGTATTTTAACGGGACTCTTACTCGGAGCAGGAATTTGGTGTATGCATTTACTTAATAGTCAATCGCTATCTACGACTAACAAGGTGGAAACAGGAATTGTTTATCCTCTGCTTGTCTATCTTGTTACGATTGGATTACTATTGCTGCTGTCCTTCCTACTTCGGTCGAGGCTTGCGGAAAGTGCTAATTTAAGAGACTTAGCATATCGCGATTCACTGACGGGGCTGCTTAACAGCAATGGGATGAACGATTTTTGGGACCGGTGTAAAGGAACTCCGAAATTGGCGGTACTCTTTCTTGATCTGAACCGTTTCAAATCCATTAACGATAGTCTAGGTCATCATGTTGGTGATATGTTGTTAAAAGAGGTCGGGGCAGACCTGAGTCAATTTACGCGGAAGAATCGTCGTCACATCTTTCGGATTGGCGGCGATGAATTTGTGATTATCTCCAAAAATTGTGGTCAAAAGGAAGCTGAACGACTTGCAGTAACTATTCTTGAGAAGATCACTAAAAACTATGTACTGGATCAGCATGAATTGTTCGTGTCAGGTAGCATCGGCATCACGTTAAGTACGGGGAAAGTAGATCGGACGCGTCTGCTCAAAGAGGCGGACTCAGCGATGTATAGCGCGAAGCAACTGGGTACAGGTCGATATTATCTCTACAAACAATCTGTATCCAACTAA
- a CDS encoding DUF2804 domain-containing protein has product MEQNQITSPGNLLGDDGCLMQRGYSTQAVLNYNRAAIKARPWRIKEWDFYQVANDDFCLQMTIGHVSYAGNVSVKLFEFATGQHYEITKMLVLPFNRLHMPASAEQGNLTYRQKNMFIEFQVSDEGRRLICKATGKNSPPISVDVELSQPDPTSMVIATPFDEHPAMFYYNHKINCMPAHGTVLIGDKEYRFEPDSAFGLLDWGRGVWPFHHDWYWGNGSCYVDGKRFGFNIGHGFGNTSAATENMLFYDGAAHKLGEIIFDLSAGGYMSKKQVSSDNGRFEMEFTPIYDQITATKLLFVGNSCHQLFGTFTGTAVLDDGRIIEVKDMVAFIEHASNNW; this is encoded by the coding sequence ATGGAGCAGAATCAGATCACTTCACCAGGGAATTTGCTCGGGGACGATGGTTGCCTAATGCAGCGTGGGTATTCGACACAAGCCGTATTGAACTATAACCGTGCTGCAATTAAAGCTCGGCCATGGCGTATTAAAGAGTGGGATTTCTATCAGGTCGCAAACGATGACTTCTGCTTGCAAATGACGATTGGGCACGTATCCTATGCGGGAAATGTATCGGTAAAGTTATTTGAATTTGCTACAGGACAACACTACGAAATTACGAAAATGCTGGTACTTCCGTTTAATCGGCTACATATGCCAGCTTCGGCTGAGCAGGGAAATTTGACCTACCGTCAGAAAAATATGTTCATAGAGTTTCAGGTATCGGATGAAGGACGGAGATTGATCTGCAAGGCAACTGGCAAGAACTCGCCTCCAATCTCTGTCGATGTCGAGTTATCTCAACCTGATCCAACATCTATGGTGATCGCGACTCCTTTTGATGAGCATCCTGCGATGTTCTACTATAATCACAAGATCAATTGTATGCCAGCTCATGGCACTGTGCTTATCGGGGACAAAGAGTACCGTTTTGAACCTGACAGCGCGTTTGGCTTGCTTGATTGGGGCAGGGGCGTATGGCCTTTCCACCATGATTGGTATTGGGGGAACGGGAGCTGTTACGTGGATGGGAAGCGATTCGGCTTCAACATCGGCCACGGGTTCGGGAATACTTCTGCGGCAACGGAGAATATGCTGTTCTATGACGGGGCGGCCCATAAGCTCGGTGAGATCATCTTTGATTTGTCCGCTGGAGGTTACATGTCGAAGAAGCAAGTAAGCAGTGACAATGGACGATTTGAGATGGAGTTTACTCCTATCTATGACCAAATTACGGCAACAAAGCTTTTATTTGTGGGTAATAGCTGTCATCAGCTATTCGGAACGTTCACAGGAACTGCGGTACTCGATGACGGTAGGATCATCGAAGTGAAAGATATGGTCGCCTTTATCGAGCATGCCTCGAACAACTGGTGA
- a CDS encoding AraC family transcriptional regulator — translation MNHDYVERVNTVIQYIKDHSSERLTLDELAEQANFSKYHFSRIFSSLVGVSPVAFVNQVRLDNSLAYLTETHRTILDIAQWCGFESVITFNAAFKKRFNRTPSEVRAELSKNSNISLLVSKKQEELFPPLRYDDNRNTSNFLRRIWDMNISMQEIPEYEVAFVRHVGSYLDTQVAWNELGNWAFGHDLSPLHQYFIGISLDDPHAVEENHCRYDACVTLPQGFLRSEEGNIQFKRLAGGLCAVYSFYDTIDKLAIAYQTLYAQWLPNSEYDADDRPCLEFCMNDPAKDAEGKCKVDLYIPVKRRI, via the coding sequence ATGAATCATGATTATGTTGAAAGAGTGAATACGGTCATTCAATATATTAAGGATCATAGCTCGGAGCGTCTTACCTTAGACGAGTTAGCCGAACAGGCTAATTTCTCGAAATACCATTTTAGTCGAATATTTAGTTCTCTAGTGGGGGTATCGCCCGTTGCGTTTGTAAATCAGGTCCGATTGGATAACTCCTTAGCTTATTTAACAGAGACCCATAGAACGATTCTAGATATTGCACAATGGTGTGGGTTTGAATCCGTGATCACCTTTAATGCGGCATTTAAGAAGCGTTTTAACAGAACGCCAAGTGAGGTTAGAGCGGAACTCAGTAAGAATAGCAATATTTCATTATTGGTTAGCAAGAAGCAAGAAGAGTTATTTCCTCCTCTACGTTACGATGATAACAGGAACACAAGTAACTTTCTGAGGAGGATTTGGGATATGAACATATCGATGCAAGAGATTCCTGAATACGAAGTAGCATTTGTTAGGCATGTGGGAAGTTACCTGGATACTCAGGTTGCTTGGAATGAGTTAGGAAACTGGGCATTTGGGCATGATCTGTCTCCCTTACATCAGTATTTTATCGGCATTTCATTAGACGATCCTCATGCGGTGGAGGAGAACCATTGTCGTTATGATGCATGCGTCACATTGCCACAAGGATTTCTAAGGAGCGAAGAGGGGAATATCCAGTTTAAAAGGTTGGCAGGTGGACTGTGCGCGGTATACTCGTTCTACGATACCATCGACAAATTGGCTATTGCATATCAGACGCTATATGCTCAATGGCTGCCTAATAGCGAATATGATGCCGATGATCGACCTTGCCTCGAATTCTGTATGAACGATCCTGCGAAGGATGCGGAAGGGAAATGTAAAGTCGATCTATACATACCTGTTAAGAGAAGAATTTGA
- a CDS encoding GNAT family N-acetyltransferase → MEINIAFEQFPILKSEHLILKQIDVSHLEEVYAIYSNDNVFAYCGILPKHNKETVKSMIGHFERDYSKRSRIKWGIFTSNDEDKLVGIIEACDFNLKVNMVTIGYFLAETYWGQGIASHALNRLLSFLFEEVGVNRVQAEVMPANEISKKVLLRNGFVLEGTLRQASFWSGKGIVDLEMYSILKQDYVNS, encoded by the coding sequence ATGGAGATCAACATTGCATTTGAGCAATTCCCTATCCTGAAATCGGAGCATTTGATTCTGAAGCAGATCGATGTTAGTCACCTTGAAGAGGTTTATGCTATTTATAGTAATGATAACGTCTTTGCATATTGCGGCATCTTACCCAAACATAATAAAGAAACCGTTAAGTCGATGATCGGGCATTTTGAAAGAGATTATAGCAAGAGATCTAGGATTAAATGGGGGATATTTACCTCGAATGATGAGGATAAGTTGGTAGGCATTATAGAAGCTTGCGATTTCAATCTAAAGGTCAACATGGTCACCATAGGCTACTTCTTGGCGGAAACGTATTGGGGACAAGGAATTGCTAGCCACGCGTTAAACAGATTACTTTCTTTCTTATTTGAGGAAGTGGGCGTGAATCGAGTACAGGCTGAGGTAATGCCTGCTAATGAAATCTCCAAAAAGGTGTTGCTCAGAAATGGCTTTGTTCTTGAAGGAACATTAAGACAAGCCTCATTCTGGTCGGGCAAGGGAATTGTTGATCTAGAGATGTATAGTATTCTCAAACAGGACTATGTGAACTCATAG
- the udk gene encoding uridine kinase, translating into MLIIGIAGGTGSGKTTVARSVIDNLGSGKVTFISQDNYYKDNPHLSMAERELINYDHPFAFDNELLIEHLGSLKDGQTAYAPVYDFTVHARCKDKSVELKPNNIVIIEGLHVLSDENLREILDIKVFVDTDPDVRILRRTLRDIEERGRSIQSIHNQYLTTVKPMHEAFIEPSKKYADLIIPEGGHNQVGIHLLTVLTEKYLNGDLTPSNL; encoded by the coding sequence CAACAGTGGCTCGTTCCGTTATAGACAATCTAGGATCGGGAAAAGTTACATTTATCTCACAGGATAACTATTATAAAGATAATCCACACCTCAGTATGGCTGAACGCGAATTGATCAATTATGATCATCCGTTTGCATTTGATAACGAACTGCTGATTGAGCACCTTGGCAGTCTGAAGGATGGTCAAACCGCATATGCTCCGGTATATGACTTCACGGTACATGCTCGCTGCAAAGACAAATCGGTAGAACTAAAGCCAAACAATATTGTCATAATCGAAGGGCTTCATGTATTGTCTGACGAAAATCTCCGCGAGATACTTGATATCAAGGTATTTGTCGATACCGATCCCGATGTACGTATATTACGTCGGACACTTCGGGATATCGAGGAACGTGGACGTTCGATTCAGTCGATACACAATCAATATTTAACTACGGTAAAGCCGATGCATGAGGCATTTATTGAGCCGTCGAAGAAATATGCTGATCTGATCATCCCTGAAGGTGGACATAATCAGGTTGGAATTCATCTACTGACTGTCTTGACAGAGAAATACTTGAATGGTGACTTAACACCCTCCAACCTATAA